In a genomic window of Pseudomonas mohnii:
- a CDS encoding carbamoyltransferase family protein, which produces MALTILGLSGALSHDPSAALYIDGKLVAAAEEERFVRDKHAKNRMPYESAKFCLEQAGIKPSDVDVVAIPFAPISLFGKARWHYAKRYWYAPDRALDAILMGNRRYKRYRNKIVWCLEQLGFDPKKIKIEPVEHHLAHASSAYHCSGFKEKTAILGIDGKGEYATTFFGYGENGKIHKIKEFFDPDSLGGLYGAITEFLGFEMLDGEFKVMGMAPYGDASKYDFSRLASFENGELVINTDYANVIGLRRYKEKGKGFYFSPKLIEWLGPKREGDIADEPYIHYAASMQALFEKISLQMIDYYLGDVLKQTGKLAFAGGCALNVKLNQKIIARDDIKELFVQPASGDAGTAVGAAAYVSHARGVPVEKMEHVYLGPSYSNEDVIAACARHENKPKWRKLDNMPEQIAKIMVDGNPVAWFQGRMEFGPRALGGRSIIGCPSVPGVADRINHQIKFRERWRPFCPSMLDTVAPQMIKIDHPAPFMTFTFEVAEEWKTRVPEVVHEDGTSRAQVLKREYNPRYYDMMKALEVLTGNGVSLNTSLNRRGEPMICSPTDALNMFFGSDLQYLIMEDILVVKEGANAYDTLG; this is translated from the coding sequence GTGGCATTGACGATTCTTGGCCTGTCCGGCGCCCTTAGCCATGATCCTTCCGCAGCCCTGTATATCGACGGCAAGCTAGTCGCGGCTGCCGAAGAAGAGCGCTTTGTGCGCGATAAACATGCAAAGAACCGCATGCCTTACGAATCGGCGAAGTTCTGCCTGGAACAAGCCGGCATCAAGCCTTCCGACGTTGACGTGGTGGCGATTCCGTTCGCGCCCATCAGCCTGTTCGGCAAGGCGCGCTGGCATTACGCCAAGCGTTACTGGTACGCCCCGGATCGCGCCCTCGACGCGATTCTGATGGGCAACCGTCGCTACAAGCGCTATCGCAACAAGATCGTCTGGTGCCTTGAGCAGCTGGGCTTCGATCCGAAGAAAATCAAGATCGAGCCGGTCGAGCACCACTTGGCCCACGCTTCCAGCGCTTACCATTGCTCTGGCTTCAAAGAGAAAACCGCGATTCTGGGGATCGATGGCAAGGGCGAATACGCCACGACCTTCTTCGGTTACGGTGAAAACGGCAAGATCCACAAGATCAAGGAATTCTTCGATCCTGACTCCCTCGGCGGCCTGTACGGCGCGATCACCGAGTTCCTCGGTTTCGAGATGCTGGACGGTGAGTTCAAGGTCATGGGCATGGCGCCGTATGGCGATGCCAGCAAGTATGATTTCTCGCGCCTGGCCTCGTTCGAAAACGGCGAACTGGTGATCAACACCGACTACGCCAACGTCATCGGTCTGCGCCGCTATAAAGAGAAGGGCAAGGGTTTCTACTTCTCGCCGAAGCTGATCGAGTGGCTGGGTCCGAAGCGCGAAGGCGATATCGCCGACGAGCCTTACATCCACTACGCCGCGAGCATGCAAGCGCTGTTCGAAAAAATCTCGCTGCAGATGATCGACTACTACCTGGGTGACGTGCTCAAGCAGACCGGCAAGCTGGCCTTCGCTGGCGGCTGCGCGCTGAACGTCAAGCTGAACCAGAAAATCATCGCCCGCGACGATATCAAGGAACTGTTCGTGCAGCCTGCGTCCGGCGACGCCGGCACCGCGGTCGGCGCCGCAGCCTATGTGTCCCACGCCCGTGGCGTACCGGTCGAGAAGATGGAGCACGTCTACCTCGGCCCGTCGTACAGCAACGAAGATGTGATCGCCGCGTGCGCCCGTCACGAGAACAAGCCGAAATGGCGCAAGCTCGACAACATGCCGGAGCAGATCGCCAAAATCATGGTCGATGGCAACCCGGTGGCGTGGTTCCAGGGGCGCATGGAGTTCGGTCCGCGTGCGTTGGGCGGTCGTTCGATCATCGGTTGCCCGAGCGTGCCTGGTGTGGCGGATCGCATCAACCACCAGATCAAGTTCCGCGAGCGCTGGAGGCCTTTCTGCCCGTCGATGCTCGACACCGTGGCGCCGCAAATGATCAAGATCGATCACCCTGCACCGTTCATGACCTTCACTTTCGAAGTGGCTGAAGAGTGGAAAACCCGCGTGCCGGAAGTCGTCCATGAAGACGGCACTTCCCGTGCCCAGGTGCTCAAGCGCGAATACAACCCGCGCTATTACGACATGATGAAGGCGCTGGAAGTGTTGACCGGTAACGGCGTGTCGCTGAACACCTCGCTCAACCGTCGCGGCGAACCGATGATTTGCTCGCCGACAGATGCCTTGAACATGTTCTTCGGTTCCGATCTACAGTACTTGATCATGGAAGACATTCTGGTGGTCAAAGAGGGCGCCAACGCTTATGACACGCTCGGCTGA
- a CDS encoding YceK/YidQ family lipoprotein translates to MTMKMAVALGAIALTLVGCGTVTTVLQEDADAARGLRRQKTYCQSIPRVYSGLAYDFCVLNAPPDPTGILVPFVLLDLALSGVLDTVVLPYTIYQQGMEGNVRIYWRPARG, encoded by the coding sequence TTGACAATGAAAATGGCGGTTGCATTGGGTGCCATCGCACTGACGCTGGTGGGTTGCGGAACCGTTACAACGGTGCTGCAGGAGGATGCAGACGCGGCTCGGGGGCTTCGAAGGCAAAAAACCTATTGCCAGTCCATTCCTCGGGTCTACAGCGGGTTGGCCTACGATTTTTGTGTATTAAATGCGCCGCCCGATCCCACGGGTATCCTCGTTCCATTCGTTCTGCTGGACCTTGCCCTGTCGGGAGTACTGGACACCGTTGTGTTGCCGTACACGATTTACCAGCAGGGCATGGAGGGCAATGTCCGCATTTACTGGCGGCCTGCACGCGGATAA
- a CDS encoding lipopolysaccharide kinase InaA family protein encodes MHLSELKNAGRSPSLPLSLSLADAAGPADLQLLSLLRVLPGQRYVGAGIWRGRPVLAKLLVGSKAARHFQRELAGVRLLAEQGLTTPLLLADGLKDGEGGWLLFDFLEGAESLDDAWKRVEHLPMLADEQSAVLAEALGAIGQMHRKGLWQEDLHLDNLLRQGNRLYLIDGAGIRSETPGQPLSRQKVLENLGVFFAQLPKSMEPYIEELLVYYLLSNGEHALPMEALQKQIDKVRSWRLKDFLIKVGRDCTLFSVRRGAFGLQAIRREEEAAMLPVLAQADALLDQGHLYKTGGAASVGKVEAGGRTLVIKRYNIKGFAHWLKRFWRPSRAWHSWREGNRLAFLGIATPKPLALLEKRFFWLRSRAYLVTEYLPGPDIIERFAPYVENGDAPEAELLALDHLFAELIRARISHGDFKGHNLFWQQDRWALIDLDSMCQHGSLGSFAPAYARDRARFMRNWPQSSALYRVIDERLPKDIVSAD; translated from the coding sequence ATGCACTTGTCCGAGCTGAAAAACGCTGGCCGTAGCCCGAGCCTGCCGCTTAGCCTCTCGTTGGCCGATGCCGCCGGGCCGGCCGATTTGCAGTTGCTGAGCCTGTTACGGGTTTTACCGGGGCAGCGTTATGTGGGCGCCGGTATCTGGCGCGGACGCCCGGTATTGGCCAAGCTGTTGGTGGGCAGCAAGGCGGCGCGGCATTTTCAGCGAGAGCTGGCTGGCGTTCGTCTACTCGCCGAACAAGGACTGACCACGCCACTGTTGTTGGCCGATGGCCTCAAGGATGGCGAGGGCGGTTGGCTGCTGTTCGATTTTCTTGAGGGCGCCGAAAGCCTCGATGATGCCTGGAAGCGGGTTGAACACCTGCCAATGCTGGCCGATGAGCAATCAGCCGTCCTCGCAGAAGCCCTGGGCGCGATCGGGCAAATGCACCGCAAGGGCCTTTGGCAGGAAGACTTGCACCTGGACAACCTCTTGCGCCAGGGCAATCGCCTCTATTTGATCGATGGCGCCGGGATCCGCAGCGAAACGCCTGGCCAGCCATTGTCGCGCCAGAAAGTCCTGGAAAACCTCGGGGTGTTTTTTGCCCAGTTGCCCAAGTCAATGGAGCCGTACATCGAGGAGTTGCTGGTCTATTACCTGTTGAGCAACGGCGAGCATGCCTTGCCCATGGAGGCCTTGCAGAAACAGATCGACAAGGTCCGCAGCTGGCGCCTCAAAGACTTCCTGATCAAGGTCGGTCGCGATTGCACGCTGTTCAGTGTCCGGCGTGGCGCATTCGGTTTGCAGGCCATTCGTCGCGAAGAAGAGGCGGCGATGCTGCCGGTTCTGGCGCAGGCCGATGCCTTGCTCGATCAGGGCCATCTGTACAAGACTGGCGGCGCGGCGAGTGTCGGCAAGGTCGAGGCGGGCGGTCGTACACTGGTCATCAAGCGCTATAACATCAAGGGTTTCGCCCATTGGCTCAAACGCTTCTGGCGCCCGAGTCGTGCCTGGCATTCCTGGCGCGAAGGCAATCGCCTGGCGTTCCTTGGCATCGCTACGCCCAAACCCCTGGCGTTGCTGGAGAAGCGTTTTTTCTGGCTGCGCAGCCGTGCCTATCTGGTCACCGAGTATCTACCGGGGCCGGATATCATCGAGCGTTTTGCGCCTTACGTTGAAAATGGCGACGCTCCAGAGGCCGAGTTGTTGGCGCTGGATCACCTGTTCGCCGAATTGATTCGAGCGCGCATCAGTCATGGCGATTTCAAGGGGCACAACCTGTTCTGGCAGCAGGATCGCTGGGCGCTGATCGACCTGGATTCGATGTGTCAGCACGGCTCGCTCGGCAGCTTCGCGCCGGCGTATGCGCGGGATCGGGCGAGGTTCATGCGTAACTGGCCGCAAAGCAGCGCCCTCTATCGAGTCATCGATGAGCGTTTGCCCAAAGACATCGTCAGTGCTGACTGA